Below is a window of Drosophila nasuta strain 15112-1781.00 chromosome X, ASM2355853v1, whole genome shotgun sequence DNA.
CCCatgtttagtttagtttgtaGTCCTAATTGCGATGCGTTGTCTCGTGCATGTTTGGCTAGAGGAACACAACCTTGGCCAGCTGGACGATAGTATCGTTACTATCGTTTACTATCGCCTGACTGCCACTTAAGTTTGTCATAATGAGTTTTTAAGTGTTGTCgagtgttgttgtcgtcatccAAAGTTCATTACACAATTGGGCTTAATGTGCGTTCAATGTCGTCGCCACCGCTAAAAAAACAGTACAAAGAAATGAAACCTATTCgaaaaaagcaacaagaaaCGCAGattaaataagcaaaaacCACATTCATAATGCATTTGTGCAGCTCGACAACGCTCGACGCGCCGAGGAACTAACCACATATTAAGTTTATCGTGTAGTCAGCTCCATAAAATTAAtgataatttgttaaattgaattattgacTATTGTAATTGTATCGTAACTTAACCCCAAATCGAGTTATAGCTGCATTTCCTTTGACAATGTATACATCTCTCAATCGCTCTcgactataatatatatatactgtatatcgatattatcGTAAATTGTAATCGTATTTTGTTATCGTAATTGTAAACTGTAATCGTAACTTTATAACTTTATAACGATAACTGTAATTGTACGCGTCATGTTTTCTCCTAATTGATGACGTTTTTTaccttgtttttttttgtctccatttgattaatattgtattatgtattctctctttttctctctctctctctctcctctctatTTATACTTCTGTATTTGCTCCTCTATTCACACTCTGTCTGCCTGTCGGCGCAAAATGCAtgcactacaacaacaaaatttttcaaatgtttcGAACAAACCCAAAtacgaaattgaaatgaactgAAAAATGCGATCATCCTCTCCTAATCGACCAAATCGATCTAATCGTATGCATTCTGTACCGAACGCCATGACCTGTGTCTGTTGTTCAACccaaccaaccaaaaaaaaaaaccaaacaaccaatcaccaaacaaaaataaaccaaaaaccGTATCAAAACTTCTGCTatattaaaaccaaataaatcCAACAATATAAAACCTTAAATCTATCAAATATTAAAccacgaaaacaaaaaaaaaaggacaaaCCTACTCAATACCGCCCGATGCCGAGTTTCCATTTAAGCCGCCTTTTTATCAGCCCTTCGGCACTGGaggtaataataaataataaacgcAAATTACGCTTCTCTCACCGCAAAAAGAAATACCTAATGTAgaacatttattattgatcGATCAACATTAACCACACCACACTATGAAATCGATAAAGTgcctaaaaataaaccaaaaccaaacaaacaatttaaataattcaaattgtaaaaaagaaaatatataaataataattgacgAATGGCCTTAAACCCTTTGCCCGCTTCCCTGCTCCTTCCCTCCCCCTACTACCCCCACATAAACAATGGTGTGTGATAATATTATAAtcaaattcgaattcgaaCTCGAACTCATCATCTATCTCTGCGAGGGGCTGTCAAGTCGGTGCAGAAAACTATCGTTACGAGTGGTCATTCCCCTGTCCACGATTTGACAGCGATCGCTAAATTCGCCTACGCCACGCCCCCACGCTCCACGCCCACTCATCGAACGCTTCGCTAACCCACCAATGAAACGAGTGCGGCAAAGCTCGATAAAGCATCCAAGCACCACACGAGGAATACGCAAAAAAACGCGCCAAAATGTCATGTCTGCCTGtctctcgtctcgtctcgtctcgtctagGTGCACATCAACTGCAGCTCTGGTTGTTGTCTCCACTAAGCATcgctcacacatacatacatatttagtacacacacacacacacatacacacatccatacgtattacgcatacgtatcatatcatttagtatataatatcAGAGTCTTAATATGCGCACGCCGTTCAAGCTAGATTTAAGGGCTGCCCACTAGCTACTCTGGTGCTGCCACTTAGCAAGGTATTGAAATTCCTTACAATCACTTGTGTTCATGTTAACTTTCAGCGTAGCtgataaaatatgttttttaaattgtaaaaacttaaataatcaaaaaaaaaatattgaatttaagaAGAGTTTCTGAGATTAAGCATTAACGTAGAATCTAGTAAGTCTCAATTTGGCACTTAAATTCTAAAAACTtgaataatcaaaaaaaaatattgaatttaagaAGAGTTTCTGAGATTAAGCATTAACGTAGAATCTAGTAAGTCTCAATTTGGCACTTAAATTCTAAAAACTtgaataatcaaaaaaaaatattgaatttaagaAGAGTTTCTCATATTAAGCATTAACGTAGAATCTAGTAAGTCTCAATTTGGCACACTTGAATATAATGTTGCCACGCGAATTTGACATTACAACGCAAAAATAAAGCCTCAATTAACGTGATAGTTGACATGAACATGAACCTAATTTGTCTACaattaaactatttaattgAGAGCGAGCAATATTCGCACTCTCTCGCTTGAGCCGCGTACGTCATTAAGTATACTAAGAAAATAAGTTGTAAGCGAACTTTAAGCTCCTTTAAGCTGTGCGCATGAGCTTTCGTTATGGATTCGGGTCTTGGCTATTAAGTTGTGTTACTAACCGCGGTCGAGGATCGCAGCGTAGTGTGATCCTCAGGGTGTTTTGTTGCATGTATCACCTAGCGCATGCCTCATTTTGGGTCTAAAGACTAATAATATCTTCAATTCGTAGTACAACAAATCGTAGCTCGTAGTTTGTATCGTAGAACTTGTAGTACAATTATTTAGAACTATTGATTGACTtgtttacaattacaattgttgctgttcttgttgttgttattgttattgttattgttgtcgttgatattgttgatgttgttgttatcatcCAGCATGCCGCAATAATCGTAGCTAAACACAATggaaacacaaacacatcTCACACCAATAAAAgaatcaaaaacaacaatgtgaATAAATCGCACAACATTTTGGAGCCACATAATCATTGTACCACAATATTCACAGGTACAGCGTATTCACAGGATGTGACCAAGCCGGAGAATCAAGTATTCTCCACCGCTGAGTCTACATCGGCTAACGATGATTCATATTTGGGTTACTCGATGATCACCGGTGATTTTGATGCCGATCGCAGCGAAGATGTTGCTATTGGCATGCCGCGTGGTGCCAATTTGTTGGGCAAGATCGTTGTCAATCGCTGGAACATGGCTAACATCTTCAACATCACCGGTCGCCAGATTGGCGAGTACTTTGGTTATGCCTTGGCCACCAGCGATGTGGATGGCGATGGTCTCGACGATCTGATCATTGGTGCACCGATGTACACCGAACCGGGCAACGTTGAGGGCGAGTACGATGTGGGACGTGTCTATATTCTGCTGCAAGGCGGCAACACACCGGTAAGTCCTGCGGAgttatgtaatttaatttgaagttcTTCAAAGTTTAAGGAACTTCCTTGTCGTTCTGAAGATATTCCTTAATTACTCCTGAGGTACTGAAGAGGATCATTACTTCTTCTAAAGTCATTTTTCCAAAAGTCCTCTTTTCCTTGAAACGTACCTTTACTTTGGCTTATGGTAAATCTTTATGTGctttctaaattatttttaagtccTAGAAGCTGTTTGCCCGCTTTAAGTGCTTCCTAAGTTATTTTCCCTAAAGCTCTACGGGGATTTCTGATGCCCTTTTGAAGGCCAAAGCCATTTCCTAATATTCCTTCGGGGTTCTCTTAATATccctaaatttatttaaccgCTTTACACCTGGCAGGCCGAACACTGGACTAGGGAACACATACGCGATGGCTTCCATACCAAGGGTCGCTTCGGTCTGGCGCTCTCCACGTTGGGTGACGTGAATGGCGATGGCTACGGTGACTTTGCTGTGGGCGCACCCTATGACGGTCCCGAGGGTCGCGGTGTCGTGTACATCTATCATGGTTCAGAGACGGGTCCGCTGGCGAAACCTTCGCAAATCATCCGGGCCGAACAGCTGGTGGAGTCCGCTCCCTATCCGCACACATTTGGCTTTTCGCTGTCCGGCGGCGTTGACATGGACAACAACACATATCCCGATCTTGCTGTTGGCGCTTATGCCTCCGATCAGGTTTATATCTTCAGGTCGCGTCCCGTGGCCGCTGTCAATGCTGAGACGTTGTTCTCGAGTACCTCGAAATTGATCAGTTTGGATGAGCGCACGTGTCAATTGCAACGCGATCACAAGTGGGTGCCCTGCATGCCGCTCAGCACCTGCTGGAGTTATACCGGACGTTATCTGCCCATGCAATTGGACTTTGATGTGTCCTGGCTGCTCGATGCGAAGAAGACACGCAATCCCCGCATGTTCTTCCTCCGTGACGAGGGCAAAAACATACGTAACCAGACCATTCGCCTCAACTATGGCCAGCGGTATTGCCTCAATGAAACCGTCTATCTCATGGATGGCGTGCAGGACAAACTGACGCCGTTGGAAGTCGAAGCGCGCTACAATCTGCGCAGCAATCGACCCGCTGAATCGTTAGTGCGACGTCGTCGCGATGTTCTGGAGCCGGTCATCGATCAGAATCGTGAGATTGTGCTACGCGATGCGATCAACATTCAGAAGAATTGCGGAGACGATAACATTTGTGAGCCCGATCTGCATGTGGATGTCAAGTGAGTGCCAGAGATGTCAACTATAGTGTCAAATGCTAATTTGTGTTCCTCTCTAACCTTAATAGAACAATCGACAAATACTACTTTGGCTCACCGGAGCCTTTGACCCTGGAGGTCttgattaaaaacaagtaCGAGGATGCCTTCGAGGCGGCCTTTTACATGATGACGCCACGTGATTTGCAGTTCACCAAGCTGCAACAGTTGGGCGATAAAATCGACATGCCCATCACCTGTTCGGCTCCcgatggcaacaacaactttacCATCAAATGCGACATCGGAAATCCGCTGGAACGCAACCAAGTGGTAAGGGCTTGCATTGTATTTTCCCTATTTTTATTCAGTTCTAAACTTATTGCTTGCACTTTGAACAGACACACTTTGCCATCAGCTTTGTGCCCGCCGAGAAACACACGAAGGCCAACAGCTACAACTTCTACTGGGAGGCGAACTCCACGAATCCCGACAGGGCAAACTCCAAGCTGGATAACTATGGCAGCAAGAGCATTGTGATCGATGTGAGGACCGATCTAACCATCAAGGGCACATCGTTGCCCGACTATCAGGTGTACAAGGCCGCTGACTACAAGACACCGGAGAATGCCACCACCGAGGAGGAGCTTGGGCCGCAAGTTGTGCACATCTATGAGCTGCGCAACAATCAGAGTTCGTTCATCAAAGGCGCCgttgttgaaatttattacCCATACAAGACGCTCGCCGGCGATCATCTGATGTACGTACTCGATCAGCCCGAAACGGGGGGCAAAATCCGTTGCGACCGCATCGATGCCAACGAACTGAACCTCAAGCTCAACGAGAAACAACGCAGCAAATCGTATCTGCATGCCCAAGGTGCCATCAGCAATTCGGTGACGCAGGAGAGCGAAACGAGCGGAGGGCATCTGGAGATCTCGGATGGTGTGCAAACCGGCAGCAATGTGGGCGTCGCCGTGAGCAAGGATATACAGCTCAATATCACCGACAGACAGAAGGAGGTGCTGGAGCGTGAGGATGCCCAGGATGCGGCTGGCGATGCTTCGTATGTGCACTTGGATCGCGCCAATCAAGCGGACGTCAAACAGGAGgcaagcaacaacattaaTCGCACAAGTGCCACCTTCACCCACACAAGCTTCGGTGGTGGTGCACCCAGCGCAGAGTTGATGGGACACAGCACACACGGACACATTCAGATGGCTTCGCCACAAGTCTACTCCAGCTCCAACTACCAGATGCcttcacagcagcagcagcaacagcagcagcagaagatcTACTTGGCTGGCGGTGGCGGAGGTTATGGCGGTGCGTTGGACAAGTCCATTTATGGCGGACGCAATGGCAACTTCCGTACAGGCGGACTCGATATGGGCATCAATCGGGGCAACGTGGACAACGAGCTGCACAACAGCCACAACGTGCAGTAcgctcaacagcagcaacagcaacagcaacaacagccggTGGTGCATCATCGTGTCACCTACAGCTCGAGTGGCAACAGACCGTATTTCGGACGTGAGAACGAGGGCATTTACGATGGTAACAATCAGCAGCAGAATGCTCAGGACTGGAGCACGAGCTCAAGCTCGAGTTCGAGCTCATCGCATCGCTTTAGACGCGAACTTCCAACGCCGGAGGAGCTGCGTCTGGATGAATCGAACAATACGGCACCGTGTCAGGGCATCAATTGTCGTGTACTGCGTTGTTATGTGGAGAATCTCGGTTATGAGGATGCGGATGCTGCTTTTGTGGCCATTCGCGCTCGTATGGTGGCCAAGACCATGGAGAAGGTGGCCTTCAATGCGCCACTGAATGTATCTACACAGGCCATTGCCAAGGTCACGCAATTGCCGTTCATCGGTCAGCCCAAGCTGGAGATAAAGAAGTCCCACGAGATCTTCTACAAGGCGCAACCGGAACCGTTGCAGGTGCCGGATGTGGTGCCACTTTGGGCTGTCGTATTGTCCGCCTGTGCGGGTGCACTCATCTTCCTGCTGCTCGTGCTGCTACTCTACAAAGTGAGTTAAGCTTTGGCATATCACAAAGTGCTCTgaattaacattttcatttaacattttgtgttttcagTGCGGCTTCTTCAAGCGCAATCGGCCCACGGATCATTCGCAGGAGCGTCAACCGTTGCGCAACGGTTACCATGGCGATGAGCATCTGTAAAGCGCTTACGTTACGTAACGGCTGAGATGCCCGAGTTACGTAGCGGCTAACATGAACACCCGCCTAACATGAATACGAACAATTCTAACATCGCACTAAAAACAATGTACTAAAAAACATGAAACGGTTCTAAAACAATTTCACCTACTAAACAAATCCAAACAACCAACGAACGCTTAGCCAAGTTTCAAACCCATGCGCGCGCGCCTTTTCAAAAAGCGCGCTACGACAAGCTAAACAAAGAATtatttgaatgaatgaatgaaaaaaaagagaaatcaAAAACAATAGGAATCGATGTTGCGATgagttttttagtttttttaacaaagaaagaaaaaacacataaaactTGCCTAGTCACGAAATTAAGAACTTTCGAAAGCGAAAaggtttatttcatttttgtttatgttcttttatataattatgattacaatttttgttcGATGGAACTTGCAAATTTGATTGAGCAGTTACAAGTGCTATATTAATCTGTACTAAAGAAGTTAACTATGCTAAGTTGTTGTGAATGCGAGTGCAAATGAGTGTGTGCGAATGATTGAATGCATGAATCGAATGCTTGCTTGTGTGTTagttaatatacatatataattgaaaacGAGAgaccacaaaacaaaaacaaacataataatgatgaaatgaaatgatgataataatagaaatcaaattttatttttaaacacgAATCTATGCTGCCCGCAGAGAAGCTTTCAATGGAGGTGTCGTCTTTACTGCCACGCCCATGGGCGCCAGCGGCCCAAAGGtagcatacaaatatatagcATAAAGCAAATAATAGGTGCTACTTTaggatgtttttttttctatatcaTTAATAACTTACctaattattatgattattgagaatgttcgatttttttttctttttaattttgtttattatttttgatttctttgaAATTGTTTGACAAACTCAAAGTTTGCCAAGTTGCAACGCCAAAATGTGTTAATGCAAAActattaattaaatcaatgtgtaattttttttcgtaatTGTAAAACTATTtgtgtatatactaaaaaacaaaccaaccaacaaacaaaaaaaaaaacatatataaaaacaattaaggcgtttattacaattaatatgcatttatttccAAACTACACCGCAAGAAGCGCAGACCGACTTCTTTTGGTGTACTCTCGAAATAAATTATGGGTAGAAAATGTAGCCATGAACCCATTGTCGTCTCTACCTATTATTTAAACACAACTCgctattgtttaatttattaactgtACTTATAAATGCGtgtgttttactttttcgctaattttgtattaaatttaattttcttattataaaaactacaaataaaatgacgGTCgaattgtaaaaaataaacgaagCATACTTTCCCTATTCAAATTCAAGCAGTTGACGCTGCAAGCAGTGCATCGACAATGCGCTTACAGCGGTTCGTGAACTGACTAGCAGTGTGACCAACAATATTTCGATTTTCCACTGCACATGTAAATTGCAAGGCGATTCGAAAGGGCTCtggtgtatttggtatatacttctatattaaatagtattttttggaaATTCCATATGCGGTCACACACTCTTGAGTGCGCGCGCCcacaagcaaacaacaacaacgacaatttGTAATTCGAAAgttgttttaattgttatttccATGGTTAAATCGGTGTTTTTAAACTGCTAAACTAATTGTAAAGTTGACGGTAACATTTTCGGTGTACCCACGCACACATTGGTCGCCTGTGGGCGACGTCAGCAGCGCGTAAACTGCATTCGAAACTGGAATAcgacggcaacggcgacaACGACGTCACACATAGAACGGTAATTGTCGCGTTCAGTTGAGTTGTTGTGTTCtacttttctctttctttctcgtTTAGTAGTCATTGAGAAAGCAACGTTGCGCGACGTCGACGATGCCAACGTGTGTTGCGTAGTTTTCATTCGGACggcgtttttgttgttgtgcgcgTAAAACTGcaattgttctttttgtttgtttgaaacaaacatatattaaaattgaaaaaaatttgtaattaatttttaatttttttttgctgtgagtgtgtttttgtttcataGAAAGTGCATGAGCCGCAAGTGAGGCTAAAGAGCGAAGAGCtcagatacaaaaaaaaggtgTGCGAAAATTTAACGAcgcaacaataaaaacgaatTTTTAGCGTGTATTTAAGTGCGTCGTCGCGTtaatatgttaattaaatgttgctAAGTGATCGCTGATATCTTTTTTATAACAATAAACACGATTAAGTAGAGtgcgagggagagagagcagcaaccaacaaccacGGCAAATAGGTAAAAATCAAACATTTGTTTAAGCTGCGCTTTCAGGTGCccgcttgtgtgtgtgtgtgtgttatgtatAGTGCGAGTGAGACTGTGTGTGTAATGGAATGCAAGACAgacagcaagagcaagagatCTCTAAATGTGGAGCGAGTTGAGTACATTGGGAGAGCGAGCGCACTTTAAAGCCGTAGttaaaaaacttaaaagtgtcgcagtatgtgtgtgtgtgtgtgtgattttttgTGAGAAATGCCGGCACAACCGGTTCGGCAAGTCACCAAACCAagacaagcaacaacaaaaagcaggAGAGGGCGATGGAGAAgtggaagaagaagcaacagcagagtAAGCGAGAGCCAATGTCAATGCTATGCTGCGCTGCTCTGTTGTTAGGGCAGCaacgttgtttttttttattactttgcAGAGGATGCTGTGATTTCTGTATTACGCTTTTTCTTCCTTCATTATcgttctgttttgttgttattcacACCCACAACCACATTTAgtgcacacacatgtgtgttgTTTCCGAAAAAGAAATTCCCATAATTAATGCACTGCGTCGCAGCTGGCAGCGATGCCAGCGATCAGGGATGAACAATAACCATAAAATTGAtatgtgtgcacacacattcaaagAACAGCTATGCGTGCgcgtgttgtgtgtgtgtgtgtgtgagtgctttGCACGACATCATCAGTTAGTTTGGCGCATCTCTAACaacgttttcatttttttcgcTCTGCTGCTGGGGCTGCTTgctgccttttgcttttgagcATGTGCAAGTgctgttttgccttttttgcttttttgcttttgctgttgttcttgtcttTTCCGCcttgcttttacttttgcatttgcaattgcgCATTGTGGCGCTCACGCACGACTTGAACTCGCCAACTCCACGTTTCCCCCTCTTTAGACTTCTCCACCCCCTTCCCTATCTCTTTTAATGCGGACACTGTTACCGAGCACTCAGCAACATTTTATTGCCTTACCTTTTTGCCCGCATCATCGCATCGCATCACATTGCATTGCATCCTCCGTCCGCTATCGAACtatgtctcttttttttttgtcgtacGCGCATCGATACTTACAAAGGAATTGATGGAAGGGTATAACAAATTTAGTGGCAGGGGAAGTGTCTCATATTTTAGCTTTTTTATGTCTTTGTTAGATCTCCGTGGCTAGCGAAGATTAGATTTCCAAATTTACATAATCGGTTTGAAGAACTTAGACAATATGTctaagaaaatgtaataatattgaGACTAAACATGGAAGTAAGAgaccaaataaatatgtatatagagcATTTCGTTGTCGAGTTGCCTTTTCGACTTTAGCATTTGTcatgttatattttttgccATTGTTCTAAAACGAGCTTCATACGGGGATTAATGCCAGTGTGTGCACACACCCAACACCAACACAAATAAGTGTGTACACACGTGTAAAAGCATTATTATACAAGGTAACCGCACCTTTTCCGTTAAACGCTTGAACTTCTGATTTACGCTTGAGCTAACAGCGAAAACGCTGTCAACACTGAGccaaatatgtgtgtgtatgtgtgtgtgagtgtatacatatatggctAAATCGATTTTGCAGATCAAGAACTTTTATTGAACTTCGGAAATTGACACAGAATTGGCGTAATGCGAATCCAGCTGAAGCGGTTCATTGGCTGCTTAAATTGGGGGAAATGCAATGCGCAATTTGTAAAGAAAGAAGATCAATTTACAAGAGTTTACGTGAGGCAGTTACATTTTGAGCTTTGTtgagtaaagaaaaaaagataTTAGTTTTCTCAAAAGAAAGAATAAACAGCTGAAATTAGTGtaagtaaagaaaaattttgtattttgaatagAGTTGCATATTGTCTGGTTCATCAGAGGCGACACGCACTGTAGTTTATTTCTGTGCAGTGTTCAAATTGtgttttaaaacaattttcgttGCGCTTCCATTCTTATCACTTTGTGCCGATCAAACATTATTTGCATTGCCTTGTGCACAGCTGAGCGTAAACAgcgccgcagtcgcagtcgcagttgacGTCGCTGCTTAGTAACTACAACTAGGCTGACAAATTGTTGACACATTTATttcaacaactgcaacaacaacaacaatgtttgctgctattgttgttagTGTTTTGGGTTGTGCAAGCACAAGCACCTAGTTGAGACAAGGTtatcagagagagagagagagagagagagagagagctgccCAATACGATCGATGATACCCTGTAAGCAGTCGATCGCAGTGATCGAAGTTCAGTGTCAAAGCGAATTGTAACAAGGTTAAGGTAAAGGACAAATcttgtatacaaaatacttatgAGATGTGCcaacaaatatatactatactttacattattaatgaattttactttttatcattatttgttaacagtatttattatgtttgcacacagatcaaatttgttttaaatttttgcccaCTTCCGTCCTTGCAAATCGATAAACTTCGAATAACTAGCGTAATAATAATCGCTGACAATCTGGTGCTAaaatagtatttggtatattttagtattttgcggtatattatcaatatataatactaaaaaaattatttggtatatttttagtatttgcggtatattaattcggtatatcttaaaattaaaaccgcacttttttgcttttctttcaaATAGCTAGCAAATATAGTATCTCaaagttgagcacactcgactcttaactgtttttatataccctgtaatcagttcaacatattatttatatagtcATTAATCTAGATGATTTGTCTTTGCAACTATTGTTAATATTATCATTGAGTGCAAGTGTAGGGTATCTAGTTATCGTCTACTTTTGTTGTCGCAATTTCAGTGCCTGATGCTTGAAGTATCTGGCGACAATTTCTGATAATGGACGACGATGTTTTGGTGCGCCActaaagcaaattaaaagtcaatagtacaacaccaacaataacaattagcGGAACAAGCTAATAGTGGAGCAAcaaactaaaatttatatgaaaaaaaaagcggaaaataaaatgtgagcTCGTCAATTTGTCAATTTGTCAATTCGACAGCAGTTTGACAGGTGCGCAAATCCAACAGTTAATTACGCATGCCgtcaaattgaatttccatgcgttaaattatttgaatgtttacttttgaaattgttgtttgttaatCAATGCGTAGGCAGCAGTATTATTAACTTTAATGTGTGTCAAATTTGGCGTCTCTTTTGAcggtttattttcatttttatgattGTTATGGTGTTTCTccgttttttttctctctttgttttttattgttgtatttcattttggtAGTTTgacataattaaatgaattgtgCTCGGTTGCGTATACGTCGTAATCCCATTTTTGGCCTGCGAAAGCAAGTGCCGCTCGCCTGAGTTCTTCACGAATGTGCGTGAGTCGACGCCATGAAGAAGGTGTTGAAGTTTTGCCGCGAAATCATATCTAATATTCAGCATGATTAACAAATAAACACGTTCTCTTTAGCCGGTAAAATTGCGCCAGGCCATGAAAATCTTAAATATGtcatgattatgattattatttggtaAACTAACGTTGAATAATTCTTTACTTTATCTAGAAAATACAAGATTAAAAATGCCAATATACtattccatttattttatttggttttttacttatttcatttaatttaatttattaatttatagaaATGTTGAAAACATTCTCTATATAAACACATAATTACTTTTTGCACTGAGAAAAAGTTCTAAAATTAAGATTTTGCGCTTAGTTCTaagaatttttgtttaaaaagtgtgtcaagaacatgaaaatcttGATGTTAGAAAACGCATCCTGATTTCAAGAACAGTTGATGTAAGAGCCAAAGTTTTAGAAAGTGGAACAAATCTAAAATCTCAAACCTAGATACAAACTTTAAAGGAATTTCAATGGgttagtagtagtagtagttttTGGTCTTATTTTGAGAATTCGGCGTTTCAGATTaatgtttttagttttaagaatttgttcttaagtggtcttattttaagaacacaAATTTTAAGACGAATGTTCTAGATTTGAAGAATCAGTCTTCCTATCACTTTACTTTATGTAAAGAGTAAAAAATTATGaactatttttatgaaattacaACTTATTTTgtcaaaagaaaaattcaaGAATATTCTCAATTGAAGGTATAAGCATTGCTTTTTTCTCATCGGATAGgaatcaataaataagaaatgcCTAATCATGTTTATTATATTGCAGCCTCaagtcaaacaaacaaaatagaa
It encodes the following:
- the LOC132797241 gene encoding integrin alpha-PS2 isoform X2, with the protein product MNSRWRFAPLALLLTALLLMLLQVTHAYNIDLPSYVRHRHPSNSMFGFSIALHTQRGSYANFNSLIVGAPKYDTSTYQENVKEAGAVFKCTMQDDDCQLVAFDSKGNNRNNKHEIIDRKSYQWLGATVATGRHSDLVVACAPRYVFHTMTPSRALRYDPVGTCFTSHNFKQFNEISPCRTNLWGYHRQGSCQAGFSAAVNSNGSRLFIGAPGSWYWQGTAYSQDVTKPENQVFSTAESTSANDDSYLGYSMITGDFDADRSEDVAIGMPRGANLLGKIVVNRWNMANIFNITGRQIGEYFGYALATSDVDGDGLDDLIIGAPMYTEPGNVEGEYDVGRVYILLQGGNTPAEHWTREHIRDGFHTKGRFGLALSTLGDVNGDGYGDFAVGAPYDGPEGRGVVYIYHGSETGPLAKPSQIIRAEQLVESAPYPHTFGFSLSGGVDMDNNTYPDLAVGAYASDQVYIFRSRPVAAVNAETLFSSTSKLISLDERTCQLQRDHKWVPCMPLSTCWSYTGRYLPMQLDFDVSWLLDAKKTRNPRMFFLRDEGKNIRNQTIRLNYGQRYCLNETVYLMDGVQDKLTPLEVEARYNLRSNRPAESLVRRRRDVLEPVIDQNREIVLRDAINIQKNCGDDNICEPDLHVDVKTIDKYYFGSPEPLTLEVLIKNKYEDAFEAAFYMMTPRDLQFTKLQQLGDKIDMPITCSAPDGNNNFTIKCDIGNPLERNQVTHFAISFVPAEKHTKANSYNFYWEANSTNPDRANSKLDNYGSKSIVIDVRTDLTIKGTSLPDYQVYKAADYKTPENATTEEELGPQVVHIYELRNNQSSFIKGAVVEIYYPYKTLAGDHLMYVLDQPETGGKIRCDRIDANELNLKLNEKQRSKSYLHAQGAISNSVTQESETSGGHLEISDGVQTGSNVGVAVSKDIQLNITDRQKEVLEREDAQDAAGDASYVHLDRANQADVKQEASNNINRTSATFTHTSFGGGAPSAELMGHSTHGHIQMASPQVYSSSNYQMPSQQQQQQQQQKIYLAGGGGGYGGALDKSIYGGRNGNFRTGGLDMGINRGNVDNELHNSHNVQYAQQQQQQQQQQPVVHHRVTYSSSGNRPYFGRENEGIYDGNNQQQNAQDWSTSSSSSSSSSHRFRRELPTPEELRLDESNNTAPCQGINCRVLRCYVENLGYEDADAAFVAIRARMVAKTMEKVAFNAPLNVSTQAIAKVTQLPFIGQPKLEIKKSHEIFYKAQPEPLQVPDVVPLWAVVLSACAGALIFLLLVLLLYKCGFFKRNRPTDHSQERQPLRNGYHGDEHL